A stretch of Mastomys coucha isolate ucsf_1 unplaced genomic scaffold, UCSF_Mcou_1 pScaffold1, whole genome shotgun sequence DNA encodes these proteins:
- the LOC116101509 gene encoding transmembrane epididymal protein 1A, giving the protein MGDFIGHISPGLFLVFYGLYQAITVSRAVILNDSLLYPSYLSKNKGKWARLWLIAHAGWLKIVIGSLLIVYEINCVEEGLTFMTKGMPPRFMYPKEWQHLTMFILLVLDGCVEVVSKNMLRQRCVVLERGATVLGVYVLLLLLVSHVKESSGVELQVHSLLILVVFLLMLVMTAELWAPEMFHLWVIETFLFLIMGSWLIQAAFILFRPVSGFPWEDDDISDIMFVTTFFCWHVMINALCMLGIYGISSFWYHCYSPSLRLMGSKEALYHKSSSGTFYKLLQEAEQQDKDDQAPLLSKSCDRA; this is encoded by the coding sequence ATGGGAGACTTTATTGGCCATATATCTCCAGGTTTGTTTCTGGTCTTCTATGGTCTATATCAAGCAATAACAGTCTCCAGAGCTGTGATACTCAATGACTCTCTTCTGTATCCTTCCTACCTTTCCAAGAATAAGGGAAAATGGGCCAGGCTGTGGTTAATAGCCCATGCAGGCTGGTTGAAGATTGTGATTGGCTCCCTCTTGATAGTTTATGAGATCAATTGTGTTGAAGAAGGACTGACATTTATGACCAAAGGGATGCCACCAAGGTTTATGTACCCCAAGGAGTGGCAGCACCTCACCATGTTCATCCTCCTTGTCCTTGACGGCTGTGTAGAAGTGGTGAGCAAGAACATGCTACGGCAGAGGTGCGTGGTCCTAGAGAGAGGTGCCACGGTGCTGGGTGTCTAtgtgctcctgctgctgctggtatcACACGTTAAAGAATCATCTGGGGTAGAGCTGCAGGTTCACTCTCTCCTCATCTTGGTGGTGTTCTTGCTGATGCTGGTGATGACGGCAGAGCTGTGGGCTCCTGAGATGTTTCACCTCTGGGTGATAGAGACCTTCCTGTTCCTGATAATGGGCTCATGGCTGATTCAGGCAGCCTTCATTCTTTTTAGACCAGTCTCTGGCTTCCCATGGGAGGATGATGACATCAGTGACATCATGTTTGTCACCACCTTCTTCTGCTGGCATGTGATGATCAACGCCTTATGCATGTTGGGAATCTATGGCATCTCTTCCTTTTGGTACCATTGTTACAGTCCCAGCTTGAGGCTGATGGGATCCAAGGAAGCGCTGTACCACAAGAGTTCTTCGGGAACCTTCTACAAGCTGCTGcaggaggcagagcagcaggACAAAGATGACCAGGCTCCTCTCCTTTCAAAGAGCTGTGACAGGGCCTAG